The following are encoded in a window of Schistocerca nitens isolate TAMUIC-IGC-003100 chromosome 9, iqSchNite1.1, whole genome shotgun sequence genomic DNA:
- the LOC126203825 gene encoding fatty acid-binding protein-like isoform X5 has product MLNKFAGKTYQIERAENVDAFLIAYGVKDAGLREAALKMTMRQTLSVDGDQYTVHMEIGPRKLDIPFRLGAEFEETTMGGEKAQTTFSLQGDDTLVQQQKLPGGRHVTTQRKFSDSHMTVTQTIGDVIAKSTYKAV; this is encoded by the exons ATGTTAAATAAGTTCGCCGGCAAGACGTATCAGATTGAGAGAGCTGAGAACGTGGATGCCTTCCTCATCGCTTACG GTGTGAAAGACGCCGGCCTGCGAGAGGCGGCGCTCAAGATGACGATGCGGCAGACGCTGTCGGTGGACGGGGACCAGTACACTGTCCACATGGAGATTGGGCCCCGCAAGCTGGACATCCCGTTCAGGCTGGGCGCGGAGTTCGAGGAGACGACGATGGGCGGCGAGAAGGCGCAGACCACGTTCTCGCTCCAGGGGGACGACACTCTCGTCCAGCAACAGAAACTGCCCGGCGGCCGACACGTCACCACCCAGAGGAAGTTCAGCGACTCCCACATGACTGTC ACCCAGACAATCGGTGACGTCATTGCGAAGAGCACTTACAAGGCTGTCTAA